In Helicobacter sp. 11S03491-1, a single window of DNA contains:
- the recJ gene encoding single-stranded-DNA-specific exonuclease RecJ, with product MNPSLNKQTIQQLLAQRFKDDIFVSPSQLPHPHKLKDAQNAAIIITQAIKEDKKILIVGDYDVDGITSTALMMRFFSLIDYPNISYVIPNRFSDGYGVSQSILEKNPADIVITVDNGISAFECGEYCLQKGIIFIITDHHSIKDKLPQANAIINPQQTQCLFPQKEICGAAVAWYLCNAIKIELGLKISLIDLLDFVCIATIADMMPLTKVNKLLVKIGLKKFQDSNSPANKALKRHLKTKNIIAADIAHYIAPLINSAGRMGDANIALQLLLSNNEQEAAKFYKELYLCNNERKTIAKDTLLLAQETSLISKNCILAYGENWHEGVLGIVAATLAQSYQRPAIVLSKKEDILKGSARSYDNIDLIETFNAHSEFFIQFGGHTKAVGLQINQRNLEPFFESLKNFQMPQVKQAEISETLGVLNLEEIDGELLRILDQFEPYGQGNPQPHFTCNNLTIASAQTLKALHQKLEFDVYNRKQKAMVFFCEKFYEKNDQVNINFSVQKDSFSNCALMIVKTIQKCPL from the coding sequence ATGAATCCTTCTTTAAATAAGCAAACTATCCAACAACTTTTGGCGCAGAGATTTAAAGATGACATATTTGTATCTCCCAGCCAATTGCCCCATCCTCACAAACTCAAAGATGCACAAAATGCTGCTATCATCATTACACAAGCTATTAAAGAAGACAAAAAGATTCTTATTGTAGGTGATTATGATGTTGATGGGATCACATCAACTGCATTGATGATGCGATTTTTTTCTTTGATTGATTACCCAAATATTAGTTATGTTATTCCCAATCGTTTTAGCGATGGATATGGCGTTAGCCAATCAATATTAGAAAAAAATCCTGCTGATATAGTCATTACCGTAGATAATGGTATCAGCGCTTTTGAATGTGGGGAATATTGCTTGCAAAAAGGGATTATTTTTATCATTACCGATCACCATAGTATCAAAGACAAACTACCCCAAGCAAACGCAATTATCAATCCTCAACAAACACAATGTCTCTTTCCTCAAAAAGAAATTTGTGGCGCTGCTGTAGCATGGTATTTGTGTAATGCTATTAAAATAGAGCTGGGTTTAAAAATTTCTTTGATTGATTTGCTTGATTTTGTTTGTATTGCAACCATCGCAGATATGATGCCCTTAACCAAAGTCAATAAACTTCTTGTTAAAATTGGGTTAAAAAAATTTCAAGATTCTAATTCCCCTGCCAACAAAGCATTAAAAAGACATCTTAAGACTAAAAATATCATAGCCGCAGACATTGCCCACTATATTGCTCCGCTGATTAATAGTGCCGGGAGAATGGGGGATGCAAATATAGCGTTGCAACTTTTACTCTCTAATAACGAACAAGAAGCTGCAAAATTCTACAAAGAACTCTATCTTTGCAACAATGAGAGAAAAACTATTGCCAAAGATACTCTTCTTCTCGCTCAAGAAACTTCTTTAATAAGCAAAAATTGCATATTAGCTTATGGAGAGAATTGGCATGAAGGAGTCTTGGGAATTGTAGCTGCCACCCTCGCGCAATCCTATCAAAGACCTGCAATTGTTTTGAGTAAAAAAGAGGATATTCTCAAAGGCAGCGCTAGAAGTTATGACAATATTGACTTAATAGAAACATTCAATGCTCATTCAGAGTTTTTTATTCAATTTGGAGGGCACACAAAAGCTGTAGGACTCCAAATAAATCAACGAAATTTAGAGCCTTTTTTTGAATCTCTCAAAAACTTCCAAATGCCTCAAGTAAAACAAGCAGAGATATCAGAAACATTGGGTGTTTTAAATCTTGAAGAAATTGATGGAGAACTTCTAAGAATATTAGATCAATTTGAACCCTATGGGCAAGGAAATCCTCAGCCTCATTTTACTTGCAATAATCTCACAATCGCCTCTGCCCAAACTCTCAAAGCCCTTCATCAAAAACTCGAATTTGATGTCTATAATCGCAAACAAAAAGCAATGGTGTTTTTTTGTGAAAAATTTTATGAAAAGAATGATCAAGTCAATATTAACTTTAGTGTGCAAAAAGACAGCTTTAGTAATTGTGCTTTGATGATTGTCAAAACAATTCAAAAATGCCCTTTGTAA
- a CDS encoding RluA family pseudouridine synthase: MPFVTKAFTLNSPKKAFLFVMQTLQCSQKEAQKHLDKQRLKQNDLPVHKSQIIEGKVHLTYFEPHNFNLAPIFIAPDFVIYEKPSKLLIHPKGYFKHPSLCDVIKSQFGKQANPVHRLDYETSGLIMASRKKQHEAELKNLFETKHICKQYIALVQGHIQTPQTIDLPIKVPRKTDKYEDLKIQCVISPEGKPSVTKIFPIFYDKIKDTTLLKVIPITGRTHQIRIHLAQIGHKIIGESLYGVSKQSARDYLNQKFLDSQTPTLMLHAQVLSFDYKNTFYYIKSHKNFGGNKILQKYNNP; encoded by the coding sequence ATGCCCTTTGTAACGAAAGCTTTCACGCTTAATAGTCCCAAAAAGGCTTTTTTATTTGTAATGCAAACTCTCCAATGCTCTCAAAAAGAAGCACAAAAGCATCTGGACAAACAAAGACTCAAACAAAATGATTTGCCTGTTCATAAATCTCAAATTATAGAAGGAAAAGTTCATTTAACCTACTTTGAACCTCATAACTTCAATCTTGCACCTATTTTTATTGCTCCTGATTTCGTTATCTATGAAAAACCATCAAAATTATTAATCCACCCAAAGGGCTATTTTAAACACCCTAGTTTGTGTGATGTTATCAAATCACAATTCGGGAAACAAGCCAATCCTGTCCATAGACTTGATTATGAAACAAGTGGTTTAATCATGGCTTCAAGAAAAAAACAACATGAAGCAGAACTTAAAAATCTTTTTGAAACCAAGCATATCTGCAAACAATATATCGCTCTTGTCCAAGGGCATATACAAACACCTCAGACAATAGACCTTCCCATCAAAGTTCCCCGCAAAACAGATAAATATGAAGACTTGAAGATTCAATGTGTTATTTCTCCTGAAGGCAAACCTTCTGTAACAAAAATTTTTCCTATTTTTTATGACAAGATAAAAGATACTACCCTTCTAAAGGTTATCCCCATTACAGGCAGAACCCATCAAATCAGAATTCATCTTGCTCAAATTGGTCATAAAATCATTGGTGAATCTCTTTATGGAGTCAGCAAACAAAGCGCTAGAGATTATCTCAATCAAAAATTTCTAGATTCTCAAACGCCTACTTTAATGCTTCATGCTCAAGTTCTTAGCTTTGATTACAAAAATACTTTCTACTATATCAAAAGCCACAAAAATTTTGGAGGAAATAAAATATTGCAAAAATATAATAACCCATAA
- a CDS encoding thioredoxin family protein, with the protein MIEVIDRKKFEQVTKEGSVIVDFGANWCPDCRKIEPIMEVLAKEYADKIKIYKINIDAQEALKDELGVRRIPTLIFYKDGKEVGERLVEPDNKVLIETALKKIL; encoded by the coding sequence ATGATTGAAGTAATTGATAGAAAAAAATTTGAGCAAGTAACCAAAGAAGGGAGTGTCATTGTTGATTTTGGAGCTAATTGGTGTCCGGATTGTCGCAAAATTGAGCCAATTATGGAAGTGTTAGCAAAAGAATATGCAGATAAAATAAAAATTTATAAAATCAATATTGATGCCCAAGAAGCCCTAAAAGATGAGCTGGGAGTGCGTAGAATCCCTACATTGATTTTTTACAAAGATGGAAAAGAAGTGGGAGAAAGACTTGTAGAGCCTGATAATAAAGTCTTAATAGAGACAGCTTTAAAGAAAATTCTATAA
- a CDS encoding YeiH family protein, whose product MLNARKSVIANSYFNGIILVGAISFAALYFADIDIVKALHLSPLLIGVIIGALASSVFRRSRKSTERGVSFSAKKLLRFGIILYGFNVTLGEITSVGAPGIIISFIVVVIIFAVGTYIGVKFLGLDKDIAMLVSGGSAVCGAAAVLALEASIKSEPYKGVIAVGTVVIFGIIAMFLYPILYNIGIIPLTHTQEGIYIGATLHEVANVVGAASSISPEAEGVAVTIKMIRVILLVPLLLVIPYLIAHNPHGGNRRKLHIPWFAFGFLAMVIVNSYISYLAPKFITEEKLSEIIEILKYLCNVSLVFAMVALGLQVDLKKFLSSGGKAFTLALILFAILIVGGFCLVKFFI is encoded by the coding sequence ATGTTAAATGCAAGAAAGTCCGTGATTGCAAATAGTTATTTTAATGGGATAATTTTGGTGGGAGCAATATCATTTGCTGCATTATATTTTGCTGATATTGATATTGTAAAAGCTTTGCATTTATCACCCTTATTGATTGGTGTTATTATTGGAGCGTTAGCTTCATCAGTCTTTAGAAGATCGAGAAAATCTACAGAGCGTGGCGTTTCTTTTAGCGCCAAAAAACTTCTGAGATTCGGTATTATTTTATATGGTTTTAATGTAACGCTAGGCGAGATTACAAGTGTAGGCGCACCCGGAATTATCATCTCTTTTATAGTTGTTGTTATTATTTTTGCAGTGGGGACTTATATTGGTGTGAAATTTCTTGGTCTTGACAAAGATATCGCTATGCTTGTAAGTGGAGGAAGTGCTGTATGTGGGGCTGCAGCTGTTCTTGCTCTAGAGGCTTCAATCAAATCTGAACCTTATAAAGGTGTCATAGCAGTAGGGACAGTTGTGATATTTGGCATTATCGCAATGTTTTTATACCCCATACTTTACAATATTGGTATTATTCCTTTAACTCATACACAAGAAGGGATTTATATTGGGGCTACACTTCATGAGGTAGCAAATGTTGTAGGGGCGGCCAGTTCAATTTCTCCTGAAGCTGAAGGAGTAGCTGTAACGATTAAAATGATTCGTGTTATTTTATTGGTGCCATTGCTTTTGGTAATTCCTTATTTGATTGCTCATAATCCACATGGGGGCAATCGTAGAAAATTGCATATTCCATGGTTTGCTTTTGGATTTTTGGCTATGGTAATTGTCAATTCTTATATTTCTTATTTAGCTCCTAAATTTATAACTGAGGAAAAACTTTCTGAAATTATTGAAATACTAAAATATCTTTGTAATGTAAGTTTGGTGTTTGCAATGGTTGCCTTAGGACTTCAAGTTGATTTGAAGAAATTTTTAAGTTCAGGAGGCAAAGCATTTACACTTGCATTGATATTGTTTGCTATCCTGATAGTAGGCGGATTTTGCCTGGTAAAATTTTTTATATAA